GCTCTTCTCCGCGACGATGCCGCGCGAGATCGAGGCGCTGGCCAACAAGATTCTCCACAAGCCGGTACGCCTCGCGGTCGATCCGGTCTCGAGTACGGTGGAACCGATCGAACAATCGGTCTACTTCGTCGATGGACGACGCAAGACCGATCTCCTGAAATCCCTGCTCGAGACGGGCGAAGTGGATCGTGCCCTGGTGTTCACGCGCACCAAGCACGGTGCGAATCGGCTCGTCCAGAAGCTGGAACGCGCACGCATCGAATCGGCGGCGATCCACGGAAACAAATCGCAAGGCGCCCGCGAGAGGGCGTTGCGTCGTTTCAAGACGGGAGAGACCCGCGTCGTGGTTGCGACGGATATCGCTGCCCGCGGCATCGATGTGAAGGGGCTCTCGCACGTCATCAACTACGACATGCCGAACGAGGCCGAGACCTACGTGCATCGGATCGGTCGCACCGGTCGGGCCGGTGAGAGCGGCGTAGCGCTTTCGTTGTGTTCTCCGGAGGAGCGTGCTCACCTGACGGCCATCGAGCGCCTGACCCGTCGGCCGCTGGATCGCCTGAAGACGCCCGAGGGCCTGGAGGCAGAATCTGGCCGGGAGGAACGTTCCTCCAGAGGGCGCGGCGGACGACCGCGCACCGGCCAATCCGGTGGTGCCAGGCGCGGAGCACGCAGCGCAGCTTCCGGTGGCAACCGTTCGAACGGCAGGTCGCGCCGGCCCGGCAGCGGAGCGAAGGCCAGCGGCGGTGAGTCGGAGGCCCGGGGTTCCAACCGGCGTCCGCGCAATGCCAGCCAGACAAGGAGCCAGGAGTCTGGGAGCCGCGGTTCCCGGGGTCGTGGGCGTCGGCCCGGGGGGGCACGGCCCAACGCGTGAGACGGCGTGAACAGATGCCGTCGAGCCCGAATGGATTCGCTCCGCTGAAGGGTCCCTGCGTGTAGACACTCTGTTTCAGGCGGGCTTTCGGGGCTCTGTTCGCATTGGATTCCGTTCCACCCGTAGATCGGCGCTACGCTCGGTTCCGAGAGGAGCCCGGCATGAAAGTCCGCCGCGTCGTGACAGGACACTCGCCCGAGGGCAAGGCCGTTTTCGCCAGCGACGAGACCGTCCCGCCCGTTCGCCTGGAGAAGGCCCAGGGAAACGAGTTCCACCGGCTCTGGGGTTCCGATGAGCGCTCCAGCTTCCCGGACGACGGCTCACACCCTCCCACACCAGGCTACTTCCCGACTAGAGACGGCTTCCGCTTCGCACTCTTCACGGTGCCCCCCTCCTCGACCCTCCCACCCGCCGACGTGACCCTCGAAGAAATGGCGGCGGAGGCGCGAGAGAAGCTCCCCGGACTCGTCGAACACATGGAGGCCGACGCGCCCGGCATGCATACGACGGACACGATCGATTTCGAGTATGTGATCTCCGGAAGGGCCGTACTCGAACTCGACGATGGTGCCACCGTCGAACTCGGCCCCGGTGATACCGTGGTGCAGAACGGCACGCGCCACGCCTGGCGCAATCCCTACGACGAGCCGTGTCGCATGGTCGTCGTGCTGATCGGTGCGGACCGGAACGGTTAGTCGCTTGCTGTCGCGAAGGGGACGGCTCGGGTTGCCATCGCCGTTCCTCTCGCTAGAGGGCGTCACACTTGAACGATTCACCGCGGATGGTCCTGCTGACCTACGAGAGCCTTGCTTCCAACACCGTCAGCCGAATCCTGGCAGAAGAGTTCACCGACTCCGTTGTCGCCATCTATTCAGCATCCGCCCGCACCTCGCATCGCGAGTAGCTGCGCATTCTGCGGACGTCTCCGGTCTTTCTGGTCTGGAAGGCGGCTGAAGTACTCCTTTTCGAACTCGCCTGATGCTGGGTCGGAAGAATGGCTGCGCTCCATCGCCGACATGACCGGGGCGGAGCTGGTCGCTGTCAGCGACATCAATCACGCCGATGTCGCTAGTCGAATCGAGCGGGAGCGCCCCGATCTGATCGTCTCGATCTACTTCCCGCACAAGATCGGGCGCCGGGTTCGGGACGCAGCGAGTGTTGCCGCCATCAACGTCCACGGGTCGTACCTACCGGGCAATCGAGGCCTCTTCCCGTACTTCTGGACGATGGCCCGCGATGATCAGCATGCTGGTGTCAGCGTCCACGAGTTGTTCGATGCGTGGGATGCGGGAGATGTGTACGCCAGGGAACGGCTCGATCCACAGGATGGGGAGTGCGTCCTGTCGTACTCGATCCGAAACGCTGTCCGCGCCGGTGAGGTGCTTGTGGGCGCCAGT
The bacterium genome window above contains:
- a CDS encoding DEAD/DEAH box helicase, with the translated sequence MPIQSEAIPHILDGRDVLGCAQTGTGKTAAFALPILEHLLDAGDDRGRRDIQALVLAPTRELAAQIHESFECYAANSSVRATVVFGGVSKRPQAQILRRGVDVLVATPGRLLDLMNDGVIDLGAIRFFVLDEADRMLDMGFAPDVRRITRAVPQKRQTLLFSATMPREIEALANKILHKPVRLAVDPVSSTVEPIEQSVYFVDGRRKTDLLKSLLETGEVDRALVFTRTKHGANRLVQKLERARIESAAIHGNKSQGARERALRRFKTGETRVVVATDIAARGIDVKGLSHVINYDMPNEAETYVHRIGRTGRAGESGVALSLCSPEERAHLTAIERLTRRPLDRLKTPEGLEAESGREERSSRGRGGRPRTGQSGGARRGARSAASGGNRSNGRSRRPGSGAKASGGESEARGSNRRPRNASQTRSQESGSRGSRGRGRRPGGARPNA
- a CDS encoding cupin domain-containing protein; translation: MKVRRVVTGHSPEGKAVFASDETVPPVRLEKAQGNEFHRLWGSDERSSFPDDGSHPPTPGYFPTRDGFRFALFTVPPSSTLPPADVTLEEMAAEAREKLPGLVEHMEADAPGMHTTDTIDFEYVISGRAVLELDDGATVELGPGDTVVQNGTRHAWRNPYDEPCRMVVVLIGADRNG